A window of Deltaproteobacteria bacterium contains these coding sequences:
- the bioA gene encoding adenosylmethionine--8-amino-7-oxononanoate transaminase: MKLQDNEIRDVIKCQNLKNLDHECLWHPFTQMKEYEAEDPLIIESGEGNWLIDIEGKKYLDGVSSLWVTVHGHRKKELDEALKKQIDKIAHSTLLGLSNTPALLLAEALLKIVPQNLKKVFYSDSGSTAVEIALKIAYQYFQNKPETQKKTQFVTLENAYHGDTIGSVSVGGIDLFHSVYKQLLFQSYKIKNFDLVWAENLLKEKAQEIAAVFIEPLIQGAAGMLLQPPGFLEKLRKLTQKYGVLLIVDEVATGFGRTGKMFACEHQQVQPDLMCVAKGLTGGYLPLAATLATPEIYEGFYTDYVQLKTFFHGHTYTGNPLACAVALANLEIFKKEKTIEALQPKIKLFQELLADFPNHPHIKEVRQMGLMIGVELIKDKKNNQEYELAERIGNRVILQARKKGVVIRPLGSVIVLMPPLSITEEEIHLLVKVLKESIDEVCG; the protein is encoded by the coding sequence ATGAAACTCCAAGATAACGAAATCCGCGACGTTATCAAATGCCAAAACCTGAAAAATCTCGATCACGAATGCCTCTGGCATCCCTTTACACAAATGAAGGAATACGAGGCCGAAGATCCTCTCATTATTGAAAGCGGTGAAGGAAACTGGCTCATCGATATTGAAGGTAAAAAATATCTGGATGGGGTTTCGTCTCTGTGGGTGACGGTGCATGGGCATCGTAAGAAGGAATTGGATGAGGCCTTAAAAAAACAGATTGATAAAATTGCGCACTCTACTTTGCTGGGGCTTTCCAATACCCCTGCACTCTTGCTGGCCGAGGCCTTGTTGAAAATTGTTCCGCAGAATTTAAAGAAGGTGTTTTATTCCGATTCGGGTTCTACGGCCGTGGAGATTGCCCTGAAGATTGCCTATCAATATTTTCAGAATAAGCCCGAGACCCAAAAGAAAACGCAATTTGTCACGCTTGAAAACGCCTATCATGGGGACACGATTGGTTCGGTGAGTGTGGGAGGGATTGATCTCTTTCATTCGGTCTACAAACAACTCTTGTTTCAGTCCTATAAAATAAAGAATTTTGATCTGGTCTGGGCCGAAAATCTCTTGAAAGAAAAGGCCCAGGAGATTGCAGCGGTGTTTATAGAACCTCTCATCCAAGGGGCGGCAGGCATGCTTTTGCAGCCCCCAGGATTTCTTGAAAAACTGCGGAAGCTCACTCAAAAATATGGGGTTTTACTGATCGTGGATGAAGTGGCTACCGGTTTTGGTCGCACGGGAAAGATGTTTGCCTGCGAACATCAGCAAGTCCAACCCGATTTGATGTGTGTCGCCAAAGGGCTTACCGGTGGCTATTTGCCGCTGGCAGCCACGCTAGCGACTCCGGAAATTTATGAGGGGTTTTATACCGATTATGTGCAACTCAAGACTTTTTTCCATGGCCATACCTATACCGGTAATCCTCTGGCCTGTGCCGTGGCCTTGGCCAATCTGGAAATTTTTAAAAAAGAAAAAACCATCGAGGCCCTTCAGCCAAAAATCAAATTGTTTCAAGAGCTGCTTGCGGATTTTCCGAACCATCCCCATATCAAAGAAGTGCGTCAAATGGGCCTCATGATAGGAGTAGAGTTGATCAAAGATAAAAAAAATAATCAAGAATATGAACTCGCCGAACGCATCGGGAACCGCGTCATTTTACAGGCCCGAAAAAAAGGAGTGGTGATACGACCCTTGGGTTCCGTCATCGTCTTGATGCCGCCCTTGTCGATTACGGAAGAAGAAATCCATTTGTTGGTGAAGGTTTTAAAAGAATCCATCGACGAGGTCTGCGGATGA
- the bioD gene encoding dethiobiotin synthase, with product MKSLFITATDTNVGKTLVGAAIAAFLRSKKINVGVFKPCESGCSKNERGELIPADALFLKQMSASSDSLEEINPYRFAAPLAPGLAAQLENKEIDLEKIKRQFLEIEARHEITLVEGAGGLMVPLGKAQNNVHLIQKLEIPVLLIVRNGLGTLNHTLLSLAHLEREKVEVLGLILNQTQAEVDTSAVYNLETLREWTSVPVLGVFPFIQKPFRVSVLAEEAKKILLEHSFWS from the coding sequence ATGAAATCTCTTTTTATTACGGCCACCGATACGAACGTAGGCAAGACCCTGGTGGGGGCAGCGATTGCGGCTTTCCTCCGGTCAAAAAAAATAAATGTGGGCGTTTTTAAGCCTTGTGAATCGGGTTGTTCCAAAAATGAACGGGGCGAATTGATCCCTGCCGATGCCCTGTTTCTCAAACAAATGTCCGCCTCGTCCGATTCCCTTGAAGAGATTAATCCCTATCGCTTTGCAGCGCCTTTAGCACCTGGTCTGGCGGCTCAGTTGGAGAACAAGGAAATCGATTTAGAAAAAATTAAGAGACAATTTTTAGAAATAGAAGCGCGCCATGAAATCACCTTGGTGGAAGGGGCGGGCGGCTTGATGGTGCCGTTGGGTAAAGCACAAAATAATGTCCACCTGATTCAAAAGTTAGAAATCCCGGTATTGTTGATTGTTCGCAATGGACTGGGAACCCTGAATCACACGCTTTTAAGCCTGGCGCACTTGGAAAGAGAAAAGGTGGAGGTGTTGGGGCTGATCTTGAATCAAACTCAGGCGGAAGTGGATACTTCCGCTGTGTATAATCTAGAAACCTTAAGAGAATGGACCTCAGTTCCCGTACTGGGCGTTTTTCCTTTTATCCAAAAACCTTTTCGAGTTTCTGTGCTTGCGGAGGAGGCAAAAAAAATTCTTTTAGAACATTCCTTCTGGAGTTAA
- the amrS gene encoding AmmeMemoRadiSam system radical SAM enzyme produces MATLQTKSRDTSSWPTKYWHLLEDGRVQCDVCPRACKLQEGQRGLCFVRACEGQQIVSKTYGRSSGFCVDPIEKKPLNHFYPGSSILSFGTAGCNLSCQFCQNWDISKSREMDTLQDEASPEKIAQSAKELGCRSVAFTYNDPVVFMEYAMDVAQACREQGIKSVAVTAGYMCAEPRKEFYQYIDAANVDLKGFTSRFYRELTKGDLQPVLDTLVYLKKETGVWLEVTTLLIPGENDSEEELEEMTQWFYENLGPEVPLHVSAFHPDYKMRDKIHTPQTSLSKAREIAQKNGLFYVYTGNVQDEEGQSTYCSQCHTKLIGRNGYQLTSWNLDPQGKCQNCGTRCAGFFDRAPENWGARRKRVLLYEAG; encoded by the coding sequence ATGGCAACTCTTCAGACAAAATCAAGGGACACTTCTTCATGGCCCACAAAATATTGGCATCTCCTGGAGGATGGGCGTGTGCAATGCGACGTTTGCCCCCGGGCCTGCAAACTGCAAGAGGGCCAACGGGGCCTGTGTTTTGTGCGAGCCTGCGAAGGACAGCAGATTGTTTCAAAAACCTATGGTCGATCCAGCGGTTTCTGCGTGGATCCTATTGAGAAAAAGCCACTCAATCATTTCTACCCTGGAAGTTCCATCCTTTCCTTTGGAACCGCGGGCTGTAATCTTTCCTGCCAGTTCTGCCAGAATTGGGACATCAGCAAATCGCGCGAGATGGATACCCTGCAGGATGAGGCCTCGCCGGAGAAAATTGCCCAAAGTGCCAAGGAGCTGGGTTGTCGTTCCGTGGCCTTTACTTACAATGATCCGGTGGTGTTTATGGAATATGCCATGGATGTCGCGCAGGCCTGTCGGGAACAGGGAATTAAATCGGTTGCAGTGACCGCAGGATATATGTGTGCGGAGCCCCGAAAAGAGTTCTATCAATATATTGATGCCGCCAACGTGGATTTGAAGGGTTTCACCTCTCGTTTTTACAGGGAGCTGACCAAGGGAGATCTGCAGCCTGTGTTGGATACCCTCGTTTACTTAAAAAAAGAGACCGGCGTCTGGTTGGAAGTTACGACTTTGCTTATTCCCGGAGAAAATGATTCGGAGGAAGAATTGGAAGAAATGACCCAGTGGTTTTATGAAAATCTGGGCCCGGAAGTTCCCTTACATGTTTCGGCCTTTCATCCCGATTATAAAATGAGGGATAAAATACATACGCCTCAAACAAGCCTAAGCAAGGCAAGAGAAATTGCCCAAAAAAATGGCCTCTTTTATGTCTATACAGGAAATGTACAAGACGAAGAGGGCCAATCGACCTATTGTTCGCAATGTCACACAAAACTCATCGGGAGAAATGGGTACCAGCTCACTTCCTGGAATCTGGACCCCCAGGGAAAATGCCAGAACTGCGGAACAAGGTGCGCAGGTTTTTTTGATCGCGCCCCGGAAAATTGGGGAGCGCGAAGGAAAAGGGTGTTGCTATACGAGGCGGGTTAA
- the amrB gene encoding AmmeMemoRadiSam system protein B, which translates to MIKIQKASVAGSFYPAQSEELREELGHYFQVAPDSTARPKAMIVPHAGTLYSGPIAASAYKTLFSLSHTIQQVVLLGPAHRLGFEGLAIPSADYFETPLGRIGIDQEKLKLIQNLPQVVRLDEAHQGEHSLEVQLPFLQMALGDFKLTPLVVGWSSPEAVAEVLEKLWGGEETLIVVSSDLSHYLDYASAQKIDRATADKIEKLDWRRLQDDQACGFFPLRGLLLEAQKKHLQVKTLALRNSGDTAGDKNRVVGYGAFYFYENENTYSCNNS; encoded by the coding sequence ATGATTAAAATTCAAAAAGCCTCGGTCGCGGGTTCTTTTTACCCTGCCCAAAGTGAAGAATTAAGGGAGGAGTTGGGTCATTATTTTCAAGTGGCCCCTGACAGCACAGCAAGGCCCAAGGCCATGATTGTTCCTCATGCAGGCACCCTTTATTCGGGCCCCATTGCTGCTTCGGCCTATAAAACCTTGTTTTCCCTCTCTCATACCATTCAACAGGTAGTGCTTTTAGGGCCGGCACACCGTTTGGGATTTGAAGGCCTGGCCATCCCCAGTGCCGATTATTTCGAAACTCCTTTGGGGCGTATTGGTATCGATCAGGAAAAGCTGAAACTGATTCAAAATCTTCCGCAAGTAGTTCGCTTGGACGAGGCCCATCAGGGAGAACACAGCCTGGAAGTGCAGCTTCCCTTTTTACAAATGGCCTTGGGAGATTTCAAGCTGACGCCGCTGGTGGTGGGTTGGAGCAGCCCCGAAGCCGTGGCGGAGGTTTTGGAAAAATTATGGGGGGGAGAGGAAACTTTAATTGTAGTGAGCTCCGACTTGAGTCATTATCTGGATTACGCAAGCGCTCAAAAAATAGATCGTGCCACGGCGGATAAAATTGAAAAACTGGATTGGAGACGACTACAAGACGATCAGGCCTGCGGATTTTTCCCACTTCGAGGGCTATTACTGGAGGCTCAAAAAAAACATCTCCAGGTAAAAACCCTGGCCCTGAGAAATTCGGGCGATACCGCGGGGGATAAAAATCGGGTGGTAGGATATGGAGCCTTCTATTTCTATGAAAACGAAAATACTTACTCTTGCAACAATTCTTAG
- a CDS encoding HEAT repeat domain-containing protein — MPINNRLAIILFGIIAGAAFTLNLIGSQAFLLSVTEPIYTFHISIFSGISLSFFLAHFRLKKMKFATFSIFSIFIYSLALLLLILVFHSPFLKALIWFFLACYGIAFFRWIGTELVMNHLDPARSQPYFSYLASSFEIGALLVIIFLKLSKLSLTPDQMILTEICICLSLLFFTALQFYPTKNIEIKFSKKMDEAPILKTDIFKHLKVVFLVVSLGFGALKISEEYLVKLVLKQELHSFEAIKNMTMDYIFVASALVILASLTTGRLIQRKRVSPIQLFHIQIFSFLMVSVLALVTQSFYAFIFLEITKRVTENCLYLPSNQMILFSFVGHFRNKLRSLQSFFYYTVAGIPFFFILPYAQQLAPLHQRKFILGIILACLILVFLAVLRFRRRFIQTMYQFVEAGHKTAAIIAVQALSFLRPKSYLKKMKNLLEGNPKKLLRKTIILGLGYSQHEDSLENIMKEFRSDKEEIQIAVLDALSVSQQYGAVQFMINVILAQEKVKSLRVRLNATALLVNMYGKKAIPFLLNGLEDSDERLIANTLETLSLYNDKSLIPYFKKHLSSSNNRVKANAYMGLARFRSTYSLYLNFVQKTLKEQTPDLLGSVLYIIGQVKDFRFKKEVAQLSSSALRDDPMIKRCLAWALSQLRDPKGFDLFGELFETPFQKEKEAPFMHFFSQLQQEQRFDITKHLVNTRGTDKTFINNMGDHLRYSKFDFHEEIEYFHLIRSAQKKT; from the coding sequence ATGCCTATCAACAATCGGCTCGCTATTATTCTATTTGGTATAATTGCTGGGGCGGCGTTTACCCTCAACCTCATTGGTTCACAAGCCTTTCTCCTCAGTGTTACGGAACCTATTTATACTTTTCACATCAGTATTTTCTCGGGGATTTCTCTTTCATTTTTTTTGGCGCATTTTCGATTAAAAAAAATGAAATTTGCCACTTTTTCCATTTTTTCCATTTTTATTTACTCGTTAGCACTTCTTTTACTTATCCTCGTTTTTCACTCTCCTTTTTTGAAAGCCCTTATTTGGTTTTTTCTTGCCTGTTATGGGATCGCATTTTTTCGGTGGATAGGCACCGAACTGGTGATGAATCACTTGGATCCCGCAAGATCCCAGCCCTATTTTTCCTACCTTGCCAGCTCTTTTGAAATTGGAGCCTTGTTGGTTATCATTTTTTTGAAGCTATCCAAATTATCCCTGACACCGGACCAGATGATTCTCACGGAAATTTGTATTTGCCTGAGCCTACTTTTTTTTACAGCGCTTCAATTTTATCCGACCAAAAATATTGAAATTAAATTTTCAAAAAAAATGGATGAGGCACCCATTTTAAAAACGGATATTTTCAAGCATTTAAAAGTTGTATTCCTAGTGGTTTCACTTGGGTTTGGCGCGCTTAAAATTTCGGAAGAATATTTGGTAAAGTTGGTTTTAAAACAGGAGTTGCATTCTTTTGAAGCCATTAAAAATATGACGATGGATTATATCTTTGTTGCAAGTGCCCTTGTCATTCTTGCCAGTTTAACCACAGGGCGTTTAATCCAAAGAAAACGTGTTTCACCTATTCAACTCTTTCACATTCAAATTTTTAGCTTTTTAATGGTGAGCGTACTTGCCTTAGTCACGCAGTCGTTTTATGCCTTTATTTTCCTTGAGATCACCAAACGGGTAACTGAAAATTGCCTTTACCTCCCTTCCAACCAAATGATTCTTTTTTCTTTTGTAGGTCATTTCAGAAACAAGCTTCGTTCTTTACAAAGTTTTTTTTACTATACCGTTGCGGGAATTCCTTTCTTTTTCATCCTTCCTTACGCACAACAGTTGGCTCCTTTGCATCAAAGAAAATTCATTTTAGGAATTATTCTCGCGTGTCTGATTCTTGTTTTTCTTGCTGTCCTGCGATTTAGACGAAGATTTATCCAAACCATGTATCAATTCGTGGAAGCAGGACATAAAACAGCGGCCATTATTGCGGTTCAGGCTTTATCTTTTTTACGCCCAAAAAGTTATCTCAAAAAAATGAAAAACTTGTTGGAAGGAAATCCCAAAAAATTACTTCGAAAAACAATTATCTTAGGACTTGGTTATTCCCAGCATGAAGATTCTCTGGAAAATATAATGAAAGAATTTCGCTCAGACAAAGAAGAGATTCAAATTGCTGTTCTAGATGCATTGAGTGTCTCCCAACAGTATGGGGCCGTTCAATTCATGATCAACGTAATATTAGCCCAAGAGAAAGTAAAATCCCTCCGTGTACGCCTCAACGCTACGGCACTCTTGGTCAATATGTATGGAAAAAAAGCCATCCCCTTTTTATTAAATGGGTTGGAAGATTCGGATGAGCGCCTCATCGCCAACACACTTGAAACTCTTAGTCTTTATAACGACAAGTCCCTTATCCCTTATTTTAAAAAGCATCTCTCTTCCTCTAATAACCGAGTGAAAGCCAATGCCTACATGGGCTTGGCACGCTTCAGAAGCACGTACTCACTGTATTTAAATTTTGTTCAAAAAACTTTAAAAGAACAAACACCCGATTTGCTCGGATCTGTTTTATATATCATCGGACAAGTAAAAGACTTCCGTTTCAAAAAGGAGGTAGCTCAGCTCAGTTCTTCAGCGCTTAGGGACGATCCCATGATAAAAAGATGTCTGGCTTGGGCCCTCTCTCAGCTGAGAGATCCTAAAGGATTTGATCTTTTTGGCGAACTCTTTGAGACTCCTTTTCAAAAAGAGAAGGAAGCACCGTTTATGCATTTTTTTTCCCAACTTCAACAAGAACAACGCTTTGATATAACGAAGCATCTTGTAAACACTCGAGGAACAGATAAAACGTTTATAAATAATATGGGAGATCATCTAAGATATTCAAAATTTGATTTTCACGAGGAAATTGAATATTTTCATTTAATCAGAAGTGCTCAGAAGAAAACTTAG
- the amrA gene encoding AmmeMemoRadiSam system protein A, producing the protein MNKNTLLDIAKKSIAHGLEHGNPLAVKLQDFPQELQEIRATFVTLHLQQQLRGCIGMLEALRPLVVDVAENAYAAAFQDSRFEPVSPQEFPLLEISISILSVPIRMHFESEEALLQQIRVGVDGLILSEGRRRGTFLPSVWEQISNAKEFLTQLKFKAGLPQNYWSSSLTVHRYTVEEIR; encoded by the coding sequence ATGAATAAAAATACTCTTTTGGACATTGCCAAAAAATCCATTGCTCATGGCCTCGAACACGGAAACCCGCTGGCTGTGAAGCTCCAAGATTTTCCCCAGGAACTCCAGGAAATCCGCGCCACCTTTGTCACCCTGCATCTTCAGCAACAGTTGCGAGGCTGCATCGGCATGCTCGAGGCCCTTCGTCCTCTGGTGGTGGATGTGGCCGAAAATGCCTATGCCGCCGCCTTTCAAGATTCGCGCTTTGAACCCGTCAGCCCTCAAGAATTTCCTTTGCTTGAAATTTCCATTTCCATTTTGTCTGTCCCCATCCGCATGCACTTTGAATCAGAAGAAGCCTTGCTCCAACAAATTCGGGTAGGAGTAGACGGACTTATTTTAAGCGAAGGAAGAAGACGAGGAACTTTTTTGCCTTCGGTTTGGGAGCAGATTTCAAACGCGAAAGAATTTTTAACCCAGCTCAAATTCAAGGCAGGCCTACCTCAAAATTATTGGTCGAGCAGTCTGACGGTGCATCGCTATACGGTGGAGGAGATTAGGTAA
- the fliD gene encoding flagellar filament capping protein FliD, producing MAGTVTGTGTSTTPTTTPTPSAGATTGTGVISFNGLSSGLDTQTIITQLTQARQTQLMSGPQSTLASVQAKKLALSTLSTSMNAFTSAAQALKDPTNTAYNVKKATSSLDSAVSVISVDSSKAVNGTYNITNISQLAQPDRVIFSGVADTSTTQFGTGTLAITYKGGTTNITLDASNNTLDGIKAAINNANVGVTATIINDGSTSPYRLVLTSKNTGSDTAITQNLASITSLTVDAVASAAAANQPQNALYKLNGVDFTSKTNTVSSAISGVSFSLLGTNTTDTIQVSVQSDTAAIISKITAFTTAYNTLHSTLQSLVAYDPSTQSYGPLGADMNLETMDSQLHSMMYSFTSGFAGHNYKSLAQVGVSADSSGALTVDSAKLTAALQSNPTDVQLLLQGDTNTQGVAKKIYNYMDAATKVNGTMYLRQQIYDEQITNLNKLIAERQTTLDSYTAQLQAKFNNLEIVMSKLKSQQSAVDAFTTSYSSSANQLL from the coding sequence ATGGCCGGAACAGTTACAGGGACGGGAACAAGTACGACTCCAACTACGACTCCAACTCCAAGTGCGGGTGCAACGACAGGGACAGGAGTCATCAGCTTCAATGGGCTTTCCTCAGGCCTTGATACTCAGACAATCATTACGCAACTCACTCAGGCGCGGCAAACTCAATTAATGAGTGGACCTCAAAGTACCCTGGCAAGCGTGCAGGCAAAGAAATTGGCTTTGAGCACCCTTTCTACTTCCATGAATGCCTTTACTTCAGCGGCTCAGGCCTTAAAAGATCCCACCAATACCGCCTACAACGTCAAGAAGGCCACTTCTTCCTTAGATAGCGCAGTTTCTGTAATCAGCGTCGATTCGAGCAAGGCCGTCAATGGAACCTATAATATCACAAACATTAGCCAACTGGCTCAGCCGGATCGGGTTATTTTTAGTGGGGTGGCTGATACTTCTACGACCCAGTTTGGGACAGGTACTCTGGCTATTACTTATAAAGGGGGTACGACCAACATCACCCTTGATGCCTCCAACAACACCCTCGATGGAATCAAAGCTGCCATCAACAATGCAAATGTGGGTGTGACGGCAACTATCATCAATGATGGAAGCACGAGCCCTTATCGATTGGTGCTTACTTCTAAAAATACGGGTAGCGACACAGCCATTACTCAAAATCTGGCTTCGATTACGAGTTTAACGGTAGATGCGGTGGCATCTGCTGCAGCTGCCAATCAACCTCAAAACGCCCTCTATAAATTAAATGGGGTAGATTTCACCAGTAAAACCAATACGGTTAGCTCTGCGATCTCTGGGGTTAGCTTCAGTTTGTTAGGCACCAACACCACGGATACGATTCAAGTAAGTGTGCAGTCGGACACTGCAGCCATTATTTCCAAAATTACCGCCTTTACCACGGCCTACAATACCCTTCATTCCACCCTACAGTCTTTGGTCGCCTACGATCCCAGTACTCAAAGCTATGGCCCTTTGGGTGCAGACATGAATCTGGAGACCATGGATAGTCAGCTTCACAGTATGATGTATAGTTTTACTTCTGGTTTTGCGGGGCATAATTACAAGTCGCTCGCGCAGGTAGGTGTTTCTGCCGATTCGAGTGGTGCGCTAACCGTAGATTCCGCAAAACTGACTGCTGCCTTGCAGTCCAATCCCACTGATGTACAGCTCTTGTTGCAGGGCGATACGAACACTCAAGGTGTTGCCAAGAAGATCTATAATTACATGGACGCCGCCACCAAGGTGAATGGGACCATGTATCTGCGTCAACAGATCTATGATGAGCAGATTACCAATCTCAATAAGCTTATCGCAGAGAGGCAAACAACACTCGACAGTTATACTGCACAGCTCCAGGCGAAATTTAATAATCTGGAAATTGTCATGAGCAAATTGAAGTCTCAGCAAAGTGCCGTGGATGCCTTTACTACAAGCTATTCGAGTAGTGCTAACCAGCTTTTGTAA
- the fliS gene encoding flagellar export chaperone FliS codes for MEYLASYQNVLRDRILSAKPEMLMVMLYEGMITRVKQAQEYFRTAQTIRCKEAAIKAMNIASALMDHLNLEEGGEPAKNLERLYAYIVSELVQSTRVSDPSKHFLNVLSVLSPLHESWQKLAERN; via the coding sequence ATGGAGTATCTGGCAAGTTATCAGAATGTGCTTCGAGATCGTATCTTGAGTGCAAAACCCGAGATGTTGATGGTGATGCTTTATGAGGGGATGATTACCCGTGTGAAGCAGGCCCAGGAATATTTTCGGACCGCCCAGACCATCCGATGCAAAGAGGCGGCGATTAAGGCCATGAATATTGCTTCGGCTTTGATGGACCACTTGAATCTTGAAGAGGGAGGGGAGCCCGCCAAAAATCTGGAACGACTCTATGCCTACATTGTATCGGAATTGGTTCAGTCTACTCGGGTGTCTGATCCCAGCAAACATTTTTTAAACGTTTTGTCTGTTTTGAGCCCTCTGCACGAAAGCTGGCAAAAGCTTGCGGAAAGAAACTAA